The Candidatus Binataceae bacterium region GGTACCGTGACGATCTCGGCGCCGGCGAAAGCCAGGCGGCGGTAGAGTTCCGGAAAGCGCAGGTCATAGCAGACGCTAAGCCCGATCACGCCGCGCGGCGTGCGCGCCGAGACGACCTCGGCGCCCGCAAGCTTGACCTCGGACTCCTTGACCGTGACGCGGCCGGGCAAATCGACGTCGAAGAGATGAATTTTGCGATAGACCGCCAGTTGCGCGCCGTCGGGGCCGATCAGCACGGAGGTGTTGTAGCGCCTGGATTGGCCGGGCGCATGCTCGGTGATCGAACCCGCGACGATATGCAGGCCGATCTCGCGCGCAAGGCGCGAGATCGCGTCAAGCGACTCGCCCCCAAGCGGCTCGGCGGCGGCCGCCTCCTCGGAGCGCTTGCCGCGCCAGTTGAAAGTTTCGGGCAAGCCGACGAGGCTCGCGCCGCGCGCGGCGGCGAGCCGAATCAGGCGTTCGGCGCGCTCGAGATTGGCTGCCTTGTCGCTCCCGGCCGCCATCTGGATCGCCGCCGCAAGATAGTAGCTCATGCGCCTGCCTCCGATTGTCCCGCATGCGCCCTCGGCGCGCCTCCGCTCCGGGGGATTCAACAAACGCAACTCAATATCGCGGCACCGCCGGATCGACCGTCAGCGACCAGAGATCGATCCCGCCGCTTAAGTTCGCCACCCGTTCGAAGCCGAGCCGCGCAAGGTATATCGCGACCTGCGCGCTGCGGATTCCGTGATGGCAGACCACGACCGTCTCCTGTCCGGGATCGAGTTCGGCCGCGCGCGACGGAATCTCGCCCATCGGAATATGCGTGGCGCCGGGAAAAGATGCGATTGCGACTTCCCCGGGCTCGCGCACGTCGAGGATGAGCGGCCGTTCGCCGCGCTTCAGGCGCTCGCTCAGTTCTTCGGGTAGAATTTCGCCGATTTCCATTGTCGGTTCGCCACCATGTCGGCGCCGCCGCCCTCCCGGCGTTCCGGTCCAGAATCGGCGGAATAAAGATTGTCGGTTGGGCGCCGCTGTCCTGTCAATGTAGCATTGTCAGCGGGCCGCTTAAGCGGCCGGAGCTCGATGCCCGAACTCGATGCCGAAACTCGATGATTGACCGGGAACGAAAGATCGAGCTGATGGCGCTTGCGCTCGCCGAGGCGCGGCGCGGCGCCGCGGAGGGCGAGGTTCCGGTGGGCGCCGTCGTGGTCAGCAATGATACGGAGGGCGCCGGCGCCGTCGTGGTCGCGGCGGCGCATAACCGCCCCATCGCACTGAATGACCCGACTGCGCACGCCGAGATGCTGGCCCTGCGGGCGGCTGCCGCCGCCCTCGGCGGCTACCGCCTCGAGGGCGCGGCGCTGTTCGTTACGCTCGAGCCGTGCGTCATGTGCGTCGGCGCGATGGTGCATGCGCGAATCGCCGAGCTTTATTTCGGCGCCCGCGATGCCAAGGCGGGCGCGCTCGGTTCAGTGTACGATATCGGGCGCGACGGCCTGCTCAACCATCGGATCGAAGTTTACGGCGGACTGATGGAAGCCGAGTGCGCCGCGCTTTTGCGCGGCTTCTTCCGCTCGCGCCGCTCAGCCTGAGAAATTAGGGACGCCATGGTCTATAATCCGCACGGCGCGCGATGGGCAATTTCCGCTTTTACCGCCGGTTGCGAATCTTCCCGGGCCTCTCGGTCAATCTCTCCAAGTCCGGGCCGAGCCTGACCGTCGGCATGCGCGGCGCTCATCTCACGATGGGTCCGAAAGGCGTTCGCCGCACCGTCGGCATCCCGGGCACCGGCATCTACTACACCTCGCAAAGCGGCTATCACAGCGGGGTCCATTCGGCGCACGTCGAGACCGAGATGAGCCCCGAACAGCAGCAGCGCGCGCACGGCATCGGCGGATTGCTCGCGCTCGCGCTGATTGTCGGGATCGCGGTGATCATCGGGATCGCGATCGGCTCGGCCAATCACTGAAACGGGCGCATCAATTCTCGCGCCATTGCGCGCGGTGTCACGGATGAGTATGAAACTTCCGACGGGCGGGCGGTTAGACGACGCGCCGGCCGTCTTGATTAAGCGCGATGCCCAGCGAAAAAGCCAAAGACAATAAAAGCCTGACAGCGACCTGCGTTGCCTGCAACCAGGCCATCTCGACCGAGAGCATGGTGAGCCTGCTCGGGCGCGAAAACGGCAAATACAAGCAATTCAACGTGTGCGTGAAGTGCGCGAACGGCGGATGGCGACCGCCGGAATTCGAGGGCATTTACACGCCGCGGCCGATCTAGCGAGGCGCGCGCCGCGCGTCCGCCCGCGATCCCTGCTAGCCGTACATTCTACGCGCTTCGGCCGCCAGTTCACCGCGGAAATCGGGATGCGCGACGGCGACCAGTTCGCGCGCACGCTCGCGCAGCGATTTGCCGACGAGCTTCGCCACGCCGTACTCGGTAACCACGTAGTGGACGAAGGCGCGGGGCAGCGTGAAGACGGTCGCCGGCGGCAGGCTCGGCGTGATGCGCGAGACGCGCCGGCCGGCGCTCAGCGCGCTTGCGGGCAGGACGATGATCGATTTGCCGCCGGCGAGCGAGGAGCCGATGCCGAAAGCTATCTGCCCACCCGTCCCGGTGTACATCTGATGGCCGACCGACTCCGAACCGACCTGCCCGGTCAGATCGACGCAGAGCGCGTTGTTGACCGAGATGAGGCCTTCCTCGCGCGCGATCGTGCGGATGTCGTCGGTGAAGTTGAAATCGTAGAGCTGGAACACCGGATTGCCGTCGACGTAGTCGAGCTGCTCGCGCGGCGTACCGGTCGCGAAACCGCTGCCTACCACCAGGCCGGGAAAAATTTTCTTGTGCTTCCCGGTCAGCACGCCTTCCCGCACCAGGTCGGTGGTGCCGACGGGAATGATCTCGGTCTGCATGCCCAACTCGTGATGGCCCCGCAGATGCGACATCAGCATACCCGAGGTCGAGCCCACGCCGACCTGGATCGTGGCGCGGTCGGGAATCAGCTCCCTGGCGACCAGCGCGCCGATTGTATCGATCGTCAGGCGCTCCTCTTCTGACGCCGGCGGCGGCGCGAGCGCAGGCATCCCCACCGTGCGCTCGACAAAGTAGTCGATCTCCGAGACGTGCATCGAGTTGTCACCGGCGACGCGAATCGAATTCGGGTCAACCTCGGCGATCACCAGGTTGGCGTTGCGCGCGCAGAGCTTGGACATGATCTGGAAATCGCCGAAGTTGACCTCGCCGTTGGCGTCGGGCGGCGACACGGTCATCAGGTAGACGTTGAAGTCCGTAAGCCCGGGCGGCAGATGACCGGCGCGGAAATAGCTGACCGGCACGTATTCGCCCATCCCGTCGTGGAAGAGCTTGCGATCGATTGGCGAGAGATAAAATGACTCGAGGCGAAAGCGCTCACCCAGGCCGGGCAGGTCGAAGGCGAACAACGCGGCGCTGTAGTTGATCACGACCCGCTCGAGCTCCATCAAGCGGCCGGCGAGCGCGTGGAACAGCGTGAATGGCGTAACGTGCGCGATCGAGGCGGTGATGCGATCGCCCGACTTGATATGCGCAACCGCTTCCTCAGGCGTAACCAGCTTGCCACCCAGTTGCTCGCGCCAGTCCGAAACCATCTTTATCGCGGAAGCCATATGACGGGTCTCCTCGTGATTCGCCGGAGAAGCTGCCCGAAACCTAGCAGACGCAGCCGAAGCGGGCCAAGGCGGGGCGGGGCCGCGGCAATCGGTTCCAAGTTGGGCCTCGGGCCTCCGCTGGGGCTGGAAGACCGGCTTATTGCCGGGCGTCACGAGGATGTTCCAAATGAGGTCCTGTGGACTCTAGCAATAATCCTTGATCGCGATAGACTGGCGAGTTAGAAATCCGTATGTAATACCTAAACGATCCACGTTCCGAGGAGGCCGCCGATGACACACGCCCGTTCCGCTCGCCTGTTGGCTCTCGTTGCTATCACTTCCTTGATGCTCGTGACTTCAGAGGCATTTGCACAGCAGAAGGAGGGCGCACCGCCGGGAAAAGGTTCCTTCGTCAGGTATTGCAGCGAGTGTCACGGCGCAGATGCGAAGGGTAACGGGCCCAAGGCTTCGACGTTGAACCCGAAGCCAGCCGACCTGACTCAGCTGTCGAAAAAGAACGGCGGTAATTTTCCGGCAGCGCAGGTGGCCGGGATCCTCGACGGCAGCCAGCCAATCGCTGCCCACGGAAGCGCTAAACATCCGGTATGGGGACACGTATTTGGCGCCGGCGAGGCTGCGGCGGGCGGAAACCCGGGGGGGCCACAGCAGGGCGTCGGGCGCCAGCGCATCCAGCTGCTAATGCAATATCTCCAAACTGTTCAGGAGAAGTGAAGAACGCATCCTGAACATAGGACGTAAAGCGGTCGTTACTAGCGAACGACCGTCGTCCTAACTACCGGCGAGCTTGTACGGCTCCGAATCGCCAACCCGGGTCCGCCTGC contains the following coding sequences:
- a CDS encoding carbon-nitrogen hydrolase family protein, whose translation is MSYYLAAAIQMAAGSDKAANLERAERLIRLAAARGASLVGLPETFNWRGKRSEEAAAAEPLGGESLDAISRLAREIGLHIVAGSITEHAPGQSRRYNTSVLIGPDGAQLAVYRKIHLFDVDLPGRVTVKESEVKLAGAEVVSARTPRGVIGLSVCYDLRFPELYRRLAFAGAEIVTVPSCFTFPTGEAHWDALLRARAIENQAYVIAPAQFGTNVHGFSDYGNSMIVDPWGRVIARASDEEGVVLAPIDLEYLWRVRRQLPALTHARLREGLG
- a CDS encoding rhodanese-like domain-containing protein, producing the protein MEIGEILPEELSERLKRGERPLILDVREPGEVAIASFPGATHIPMGEIPSRAAELDPGQETVVVCHHGIRSAQVAIYLARLGFERVANLSGGIDLWSLTVDPAVPRY
- the tadA gene encoding tRNA adenosine(34) deaminase TadA produces the protein MIDRERKIELMALALAEARRGAAEGEVPVGAVVVSNDTEGAGAVVVAAAHNRPIALNDPTAHAEMLALRAAAAALGGYRLEGAALFVTLEPCVMCVGAMVHARIAELYFGARDAKAGALGSVYDIGRDGLLNHRIEVYGGLMEAECAALLRGFFRSRRSA
- a CDS encoding DUF4236 domain-containing protein; this translates as MGNFRFYRRLRIFPGLSVNLSKSGPSLTVGMRGAHLTMGPKGVRRTVGIPGTGIYYTSQSGYHSGVHSAHVETEMSPEQQQRAHGIGGLLALALIVGIAVIIGIAIGSANH
- a CDS encoding acetyl-CoA hydrolase/transferase C-terminal domain-containing protein — encoded protein: MASAIKMVSDWREQLGGKLVTPEEAVAHIKSGDRITASIAHVTPFTLFHALAGRLMELERVVINYSAALFAFDLPGLGERFRLESFYLSPIDRKLFHDGMGEYVPVSYFRAGHLPPGLTDFNVYLMTVSPPDANGEVNFGDFQIMSKLCARNANLVIAEVDPNSIRVAGDNSMHVSEIDYFVERTVGMPALAPPPASEEERLTIDTIGALVARELIPDRATIQVGVGSTSGMLMSHLRGHHELGMQTEIIPVGTTDLVREGVLTGKHKKIFPGLVVGSGFATGTPREQLDYVDGNPVFQLYDFNFTDDIRTIAREEGLISVNNALCVDLTGQVGSESVGHQMYTGTGGQIAFGIGSSLAGGKSIIVLPASALSAGRRVSRITPSLPPATVFTLPRAFVHYVVTEYGVAKLVGKSLRERARELVAVAHPDFRGELAAEARRMYG
- a CDS encoding c-type cytochrome, yielding MTHARSARLLALVAITSLMLVTSEAFAQQKEGAPPGKGSFVRYCSECHGADAKGNGPKASTLNPKPADLTQLSKKNGGNFPAAQVAGILDGSQPIAAHGSAKHPVWGHVFGAGEAAAGGNPGGPQQGVGRQRIQLLMQYLQTVQEK